A genomic window from Pseudocitrobacter corydidari includes:
- a CDS encoding CoA pyrophosphatase, which yields MASPALNLDDFLSRFQLLRPQASRMTVNQRQAAVLVPIVRRPEPGLLLTQRSAKLRKHPGQVAFPGGAVDSTDASLIAAALREAQEEVAIPPESVEIIGMLPPVDSVTGFQVTPVVGVIPPNLHYHASVDEVSSVFEMPLAEALRLGRYHPLDIHRRGDSHRVWLSWYQHYFVWGMTAGIIRELALQIGVKP from the coding sequence ATGGCATCCCCTGCTCTGAACCTGGATGATTTTCTTTCTCGCTTTCAACTGCTGCGCCCGCAGGCGAGCCGCATGACGGTCAATCAGCGCCAGGCGGCGGTGCTGGTGCCGATTGTGCGGCGCCCTGAGCCCGGTTTGCTGCTGACCCAACGTTCAGCAAAGTTGCGCAAACATCCTGGTCAGGTAGCCTTCCCTGGGGGCGCGGTCGATAGCACCGATGCGTCGCTGATTGCCGCCGCGCTGCGTGAAGCGCAGGAAGAGGTCGCCATTCCGCCAGAGAGTGTTGAAATCATCGGCATGCTGCCGCCGGTCGATAGCGTAACCGGTTTTCAGGTCACGCCGGTGGTCGGCGTTATTCCGCCAAATCTGCACTATCACGCCAGCGTCGATGAAGTGTCATCGGTATTTGAAATGCCGCTGGCAGAGGCCCTGCGGCTCGGGCGTTACCATCCGCTCGACATTCATCGCCGGGGCGATTCACACCGTGTATGGCTTTCGTGGTACCAGCACTATTTTGTCTGGGGCATGACCGCCGGCATCATCCGTGAACTGGCCTTACAAATAGGCGTGAAACCCTGA
- the pabB gene encoding aminodeoxychorismate synthase component 1, protein MLLPSMITLPWRQDAAEHYFAPFSHQPWAMLLHSGHADHPHSRYDILVAQPLTILVTQGETTTITRGSEHTASSQDPLSLLQAELDAHAFNTDSLPDMPFTGGALGLFGYDLGRRFEQLPHHAQQDIDLPDMAVGIYDWALIVDHHQQTVTLVSQRNAQERLDWLLNQQGQSRLPFALTSAWQANMSRETYGEKFRQVQAYLQSGDCYQVNLAQRFQASYTGDEWQAFVQLNRSNRAPFSAFIRLEEGAILSLSPERFILLEHGEIQTRPIKGTLPRLADATEDAAQAERLANSPKDRAENLMIVDLMRNDIGRVAVPGSVRVPELFVVEPFPAVHHLVSTITATLPDTLHASDLLRAAFPGGSITGAPKVRAMQIIDELEPHRRNAWCGSIGYLSACGNMDTSITIRTVTAWRGQVYCSAGGGIVADSNEAAEYQETFDKVNRILHQLES, encoded by the coding sequence ATGTTACTCCCTTCAATGATTACGTTACCGTGGCGACAGGATGCCGCTGAGCACTATTTTGCGCCGTTTAGCCACCAGCCGTGGGCGATGCTACTGCACTCGGGCCATGCGGACCATCCACACAGTCGTTACGACATTCTGGTTGCGCAACCTCTCACTATCCTGGTGACACAGGGCGAAACAACCACGATTACGCGCGGCAGTGAGCATACCGCGTCATCGCAGGATCCGCTCTCTCTTTTACAAGCAGAACTCGATGCCCATGCGTTCAATACCGATTCGCTTCCTGATATGCCGTTTACCGGCGGTGCGCTGGGGCTTTTCGGCTACGATTTGGGTCGCCGCTTTGAGCAACTTCCCCATCATGCGCAGCAGGATATTGACCTGCCGGATATGGCGGTGGGCATTTATGACTGGGCGCTGATTGTCGATCATCATCAGCAAACGGTGACACTGGTCAGTCAGCGTAACGCGCAGGAGCGTCTGGACTGGCTGCTGAATCAGCAGGGGCAATCGAGGCTGCCATTTGCGCTAACCTCGGCGTGGCAGGCAAATATGAGCCGGGAAACGTATGGCGAAAAATTCCGCCAGGTGCAGGCGTATCTGCAGAGCGGCGATTGTTATCAGGTCAACCTTGCCCAGCGTTTTCAGGCGAGTTATACCGGTGATGAATGGCAGGCTTTCGTTCAGCTCAACCGCAGTAATCGCGCACCATTCAGCGCGTTTATCCGACTTGAAGAAGGGGCGATTTTAAGCCTCTCGCCGGAGCGGTTCATTCTGCTGGAACACGGCGAGATTCAGACGCGCCCGATTAAAGGTACCCTTCCACGCCTGGCCGACGCCACTGAAGACGCCGCACAGGCTGAACGCCTGGCAAACTCGCCGAAAGATCGCGCCGAGAATCTGATGATTGTCGATTTGATGCGCAACGATATTGGCCGCGTCGCGGTGCCGGGCAGCGTTCGCGTGCCGGAACTGTTTGTGGTCGAGCCCTTCCCGGCAGTGCACCATTTGGTGAGTACTATTACCGCAACCTTGCCGGATACGCTCCACGCCAGCGACCTGCTGCGCGCGGCGTTTCCAGGTGGTTCGATCACCGGTGCGCCGAAGGTGCGGGCCATGCAGATTATCGACGAACTCGAACCGCATCGCCGTAACGCCTGGTGCGGCAGCATCGGGTATCTCAGCGCCTGCGGCAACATGGATACCAGCATCACCATTCGCACCGTTACCGCCTGGCGCGGGCAGGTTTACTGTTCCGCCGGGGGTGGTATTGTGGCAGACAGCAACGAAGCAGCGGAATATCAGGAAACGTTTGATAAAGTTAACCGTATTCTGCATCAACTGGAGTCGTAA
- a CDS encoding YoaH family protein, whose product MFAGLPSLTHEQQQQAVERIHDLISQGMSSGEAIALVAAEIRATHTGEQIVARFEDEDEEE is encoded by the coding sequence ATGTTTGCAGGATTACCTTCGCTGACCCACGAGCAGCAGCAACAAGCGGTAGAACGTATTCATGACCTCATTTCTCAGGGAATGAGCAGCGGCGAAGCGATTGCGCTGGTCGCCGCAGAAATTCGCGCCACCCACACGGGCGAGCAGATTGTGGCGCGTTTTGAAGATGAGGATGAAGAAGAGTAG
- a CDS encoding RidA family protein, with amino-acid sequence MTITRIDAEARWSDVVIHNQTLYYTGVPENLQADAYEQTANTLAQIDAILQKQGSDKTKILDATIFLANGDDFAAMNKAWDEWVVAGHAPVRCTVQARLMKAEYKVEIKIIAAV; translated from the coding sequence ATGACGATTACGCGTATTGATGCCGAAGCCCGCTGGTCTGATGTCGTGATTCACAACCAGACGCTGTACTACACCGGGGTACCGGAAAATCTGCAAGCAGATGCTTACGAGCAAACAGCGAACACTCTGGCGCAGATTGACGCGATTTTGCAAAAACAGGGTAGCGATAAAACCAAAATTCTTGATGCGACGATTTTTCTCGCCAACGGAGATGATTTCGCCGCAATGAACAAAGCGTGGGATGAATGGGTTGTTGCGGGCCATGCGCCGGTGCGTTGCACCGTGCAGGCCAGACTGATGAAAGCGGAGTATAAGGTCGAAATTAAAATTATCGCCGCAGTATAA